In Myxococcus stipitatus, the DNA window CGCGCTGCCTTACTCCTTTCGGGCGGTGAGCGGAACAGGAACGCATGCCCCTCTGGTGGGTATTCCACCCGCCACCGGAGTCGGCTCATGTGGGCAGTCAGGCATCGCGGTGAGCGCCGCGTGCGTTACTCTGGGCCACGCATGGCCCTTCCGCGACGAGCCTCCTGGCGTTCCCTGCTTCCCCTGGTCCTGCTGACAGTGGGTGCGGCCTACGCGCTGAGTTCCTGGAACTGGTGTGGCCCCTGGGCCGAGCGTGCGCCGGTGCTCCTGTCACAAGCGCGTGGCGAGGGGGCCCTGCGAGCGGGCGCCGCGAAGGTGGCGTTGAGTCCGCCCTTCCCGGTGGTGGTCGCGGGCTACGCGCCGCCGCGTCCCGAAGCGAGCGAGTCCGACCCGCCACCGCACGCGAGGGCCGTGGTGCTGGAGGCGGGTGGCACGCGCATCGGCCTGGTGTCGCTGGAGCTGCTGTCCGTCACGGACGTCGTGGTGGGACGCGTGCGCGAGCGCGCCCTGGCGCTGGGACTCCAGGACGTGCTGGTGATGGCCACGCACACGCACTCGTCGCTCGGGGGGTATGACGCGCGGCTGGTGGCGCAGCTGGTGGGCACGGGGCGCTTCCGGGAGGAGTCGTTGGAGGCCATCTCCTCCGCCGCGAGCGCGGCGCTGGAGCAGGCGACGTCGGCGCTCACGGACGTGACGTTGGAGCTGGGCGAGGCGAAGGAGGCGTCGTTCGTCTACACGCGCAGCGGTGGCACCGCGCCCGACGGCGTCCTGACGCGCGCCGTGCTCCGCGGCGCCGACGCGCCCGTGGCGGAGCTGCTGTTCTACGCGGCCCACCCGACGATGGTGCCCCGGCAGCGCGCGGCGGTGGACCCCGACTATCCGGGGCGGCTCAGCGCGCTGCGCGAGTCGGAGGGCAGCGGCGTGACGCTGCTCCTCCAGGGCGCGGTGGGCAACGCGTCGGTGGCCTTCCAGGGACAGGGGCTGGAGCGCGTGTCGGCGTTCGCGCGCGCCCTCTCGGAGCTGGCGGGCAAGGCGCCCCTGGCTCCCGTGAGCGGGGCCGTGAAGCTGTCGCTGGCCCGAGCGGAGGCGGCGATGCCTCGGCCGGACGCGTCGCGGCTGGTGCCGTCCTTCACCCGCGCGGCGGGCGACAACCTCCTGTGTGGCTCCGCCGAAAGGGTGGCCGAGGTGAGCGCGCTCGTCCTCGGGCCCCTGGAGCTGGTGACGGTGCCCGGAGAGCCCACGGTCGACGCGGGCGCGGAGCTGGTGCGGCGCACGGGGGCCTCGGGTGTGCTGGGGCTGGTGGGCGGGTACGTGGGCTACGTGGAGTCCCCGGCGTTGGTGCGCGACGGCGCGGGTGAATCGCGTCGCCAGTACTTCGGGCCCGTCCTCCTGGACCGGCTGGGCGCCGCGGCGGAGCTGGCCGCGAACACGGCGGGCTTCACGCGCTGAACGCTGGCCACGCCGGGCTCCATGCGCCCTGTCCCACTCCCGACGCGGGGCTTCGTGGGAATTCCATCGGGGGCACGCGGCACGCTGAGTCCCGCCCTGGATTGATGGCCTCGCGGGCTGGTGCCGAACGTCGGCCCCTGGACGCCGCGCCACCCCGGGGCTGTGGCCCGCCTCCACCGGGTTGGAAGATGACGCACCCTTCGTCGCCTTCAAGG includes these proteins:
- a CDS encoding neutral/alkaline non-lysosomal ceramidase N-terminal domain-containing protein → MALPRRASWRSLLPLVLLTVGAAYALSSWNWCGPWAERAPVLLSQARGEGALRAGAAKVALSPPFPVVVAGYAPPRPEASESDPPPHARAVVLEAGGTRIGLVSLELLSVTDVVVGRVRERALALGLQDVLVMATHTHSSLGGYDARLVAQLVGTGRFREESLEAISSAASAALEQATSALTDVTLELGEAKEASFVYTRSGGTAPDGVLTRAVLRGADAPVAELLFYAAHPTMVPRQRAAVDPDYPGRLSALRESEGSGVTLLLQGAVGNASVAFQGQGLERVSAFARALSELAGKAPLAPVSGAVKLSLARAEAAMPRPDASRLVPSFTRAAGDNLLCGSAERVAEVSALVLGPLELVTVPGEPTVDAGAELVRRTGASGVLGLVGGYVGYVESPALVRDGAGESRRQYFGPVLLDRLGAAAELAANTAGFTR